In Thalassotalea fonticola, a single genomic region encodes these proteins:
- a CDS encoding YehS family protein, with product MINNDILRRISTIFDFNDDKILAVFALSECKITPEQLTNFFKEKDDSDYQELEDMELASFLNGLIIDKRGKKDGPQRQAELVLNNNAVFNKLKIALALKADDVIAVLELAELSLGKYELSAFFRNENNKHYRACSDNVLSAFLKGLKIKLQ from the coding sequence ATGATTAATAATGATATTCTTCGCCGCATCAGTACTATTTTTGACTTTAATGATGACAAAATACTTGCTGTATTTGCGCTAAGTGAATGTAAAATTACCCCTGAGCAATTAACTAACTTCTTCAAAGAAAAAGATGATAGCGACTATCAAGAGCTCGAAGATATGGAGTTAGCCAGCTTTTTAAATGGCTTAATCATTGATAAACGTGGCAAAAAAGATGGTCCTCAACGCCAAGCTGAATTAGTGCTTAACAATAATGCTGTTTTCAATAAGTTAAAAATAGCCCTGGCTCTAAAAGCTGATGACGTTATTGCTGTTCTTGAACTAGCCGAGTTGAGCTTAGGTAAATATGAATTAAGCGCATTTTTTAGAAATGAGAATAATAAACACTACCGGGCATGTTCCGACAATGTATTATCTGCATTTTTAAAGGGCTTGAAAATTAAGCTTCAGTAA
- a CDS encoding DEAD/DEAH box helicase — protein sequence MSFSILGLSDPILTAVSDLGYTAPTNIQKQAIPVILSGRDLVAAAQTGTGKTASFVLPLLEKLNIDRKLRGKRIRALILTPTRELAVQVEASISQYSKNLELSSMAMYGGVDIDAQKQRLIWGVDIIVATPGRLLDLAHQRALHFDELETFVLDEADRMLDMGFIDDINKIIERLPAQRQNLLFSATISDDVRSLARRTIDEPVEISIAPNKATVAEIKQWLITVDKGNKSALLSHLIKEQQWQQALIFIETQHGAAKLVSQLEKRGISAESIHGGRTQANREKILSDFKSGAIKFLVATGVAARGIDIGDLTRVVNYDLPDKVDDYIHRIGRTGRAGASGEAISFVAKDNFRNLCAIESRLGHIIERKEFDGFPVKKVVPVSILNYVPKNKRSK from the coding sequence ATGTCATTTTCAATACTCGGACTATCTGATCCTATTTTAACCGCGGTTAGCGACCTAGGTTATACAGCGCCAACGAATATTCAGAAACAGGCAATACCGGTTATTTTGTCTGGTAGAGACCTAGTTGCTGCAGCACAAACGGGTACGGGGAAAACGGCGAGTTTCGTCTTGCCATTATTGGAAAAGCTCAATATCGATCGCAAACTGCGTGGTAAACGTATTAGAGCTCTTATTCTTACTCCTACTCGTGAATTAGCTGTGCAAGTTGAAGCGAGTATTAGCCAGTACAGTAAGAACCTCGAGTTGAGTTCGATGGCTATGTATGGCGGGGTTGATATTGATGCACAAAAACAACGCTTGATATGGGGGGTTGATATAATTGTTGCCACTCCCGGTAGGCTTTTGGATTTAGCACATCAACGTGCCTTACATTTCGATGAACTTGAAACCTTTGTGTTAGATGAAGCCGATAGAATGTTGGATATGGGCTTTATCGATGACATTAATAAAATCATTGAACGCTTACCTGCGCAACGGCAAAATTTATTGTTTTCAGCCACTATATCTGATGATGTTCGTTCTTTAGCTCGCCGAACTATAGATGAGCCGGTGGAAATATCTATTGCTCCCAATAAAGCGACCGTGGCAGAAATTAAACAATGGTTAATTACCGTCGATAAAGGCAATAAATCGGCGTTATTGAGCCATTTAATAAAAGAGCAACAGTGGCAACAAGCGCTTATTTTTATTGAAACCCAACATGGCGCTGCCAAATTAGTAAGCCAGTTGGAAAAACGTGGTATATCGGCTGAATCGATCCATGGCGGTAGAACTCAGGCGAATCGTGAAAAAATACTGAGTGACTTTAAATCTGGAGCGATAAAATTTTTAGTGGCAACTGGCGTTGCGGCTCGCGGTATTGATATTGGTGATCTTACTCGGGTGGTTAACTACGACTTACCCGACAAGGTCGATGATTATATTCATCGTATCGGCCGTACTGGTCGCGCCGGTGCCTCTGGTGAAGCTATTTCGTTTGTCGCCAAGGATAATTTTAGAAACCTTTGTGCAATAGAGAGTCGTTTAGGGCATATAATTGAACGTAAAGAATTTGACGGTTTTCCCGTTAAAAAGGTGGTGCCGGTATCAATTTTAAATTACGTGCCAAAGAATAAACGCAGCAAATAA